The Prunus dulcis chromosome 3, ALMONDv2, whole genome shotgun sequence genome segment AGAGTTATTTGAAAGGTAAAAACAAGTGTTTTTTTGAGTACGAACAATTGGGGGAGGGGGGTTTACACAAGTATTCATTGGGTGTTTGAGATTTTCGAACTTCTAAACACATGGGTGGAGGTGAAAGAGCTCAACCAATTGAGCTATATCCCACTAGCAAAAGGTAAAAAAAAGTGTTTGCAAATGAGCtgtgcattaaaaaaaaaaaaaaaggggagaaagGGATTAAAATTTGACAGTTACCAGAGCATGACAGCAGAGGAAAGAGTCAACTTAAAATAAGGCCAAATTCCTTTGAAGGCATTCCAAGAGAAGCCAGTCCAAGTTTCCTTGCACTTGGGGCTTAGAATAATGTAAAGTCCATATGTAATGACAAGAAGCCACCAAGAGAGGCTGAGAGTAAGAGCAGCCCCCAGTAGGCCATATTCCACAACATAAACCACCAACCAAGTGAGAAGAATGTGGATGAGGAAAACCCCAAAAGACATATAGGCCAAAGGGTTCACAATGTTTTGTGCTTGAAGGAACCTCTGTTGGGGGCAGTTTATTGCAAATGCATAAAGTTGAGGAATTAGGCCCCTTGCAAACACTTGGCCCTCCAATGCTATGTCTTCTGCCTGGCCTATGGCTCTAAGTATTGGACCTGACCACCAATACAGAAATGTAAGGAGGACTGCTGCTCCCAAGTGCAAGATGATTGCTCTTTGGCATATGATGCCCATTTCTCGCAATTTTCTGGCTCCAAATGCTTGCCCACACACAGTTTGCACAGCACTAGCCATTCCCAACTTTTGATTcaaaagcaagaaagaaaaaaaaaagttaaatcaACCACAAATAgtgaaaaacaaacataaagaTGAAATTTTGGTAAATGAATTATCTGGTACATTAGTTTGGGATACTTACCATAATCCCATAAGCAAGACCTTGAATTCCCACATTAGCAATAGAGGCTCCAGCCAGCTCCAAGGCACTcaaatggccacaaaacatGAGGGTGACAAAGCTGagcataaaattaaatatggaGACAATGATAGATGAACCAGATAAAATCCAGAGCAGCCTTGACTCCCATGCCACCAGTCTAGGCCACCATCGGGCGGCCACAGGCCGGTGCTCCAGAAAATCTTCGACGGCAGCGGACGACAAGCCAGGTATCTGGGAATGTGAGTCAAGTCCGAGCAGCAGAGGCTGGTACTCCCCCGTCGACCCCATGGTTATCTCAGCCCGCCGTGCCACTACTGCTTGAGGGTTGTGCAGCTGTGTGAGTGTGAGAGTATGCTCGTGTTACTTGGAAGAGGCAGAGTGAATAAATTTATATGACGTTACATTATGTACAAAAATAAGAAGGGAAAGTAGAAAGCTTAGGGAAAGTAGAAAGGTCTTAACTAcctttcaaattgtttttcgtACCCACCGGCTCATTCAGAAGTTACATTAGCAAGAGAAATTTAGCTGCAACTACCTATTTTTCGGTCTACAAATTACACCAAACCAAAACCCTCTCGTATAATGTCAAATGTGGcatttgaactttgaaggcTCCGAGCAGTGCTTTGTTAAATGCAAACTGAATGTGTCACTTGTCAGTTCCCTGTGGCATAGCCTGATAGTTGGTGGGGCCCATTTCAGTTTTTTGTGCCGGTTTGTGTTGGATAAATTATTGTATTGATTTTGGAGTGGACCCAGACACCATTGACAAAGGGTTAGTCAACACGTGTACCTAATATGGTCagtataaattttgtatataaattaaaatttgggaTTTGTTTCTGATTAGCAGTTAATAATTTTGATTAGGTAAAAAATGTTTACTGAGTTATGTAGATGGGCACGTGCACCTTCAGAAGTCACATGACAGCTTTAGGATTCTAGGattcttgtaaaaaaaaataataataataaaaaaaaaaaaaccctactTGAAGGTCGAGAGAATCTCAGAAGCGAGTACTAAATTGAATGgtttttacaaaatataaagaattCAGTTTGTCCAACAATTAACAACCATAATTGCTATACAATTTGATTGAGATTGCTACATATGATAAGATGCCAAAGTGATTGTAGTTTCTTTGATTGTAACTTTGGAGTTAGAAGCAAATTGTCGTATTTTTGTTTGATcatcaataatatataatcacttattttcaaaaaaagagagaaaaagaagcaaattGTCGAGATCAGATAGTggacaaagaagaaaataaagccttcgacccccaaaaaaaaaaaaaacagaagaaaaaagcgCCTAGTCAAAATTAGAGTCTTCATCTATGTCTGTATAGCTTAATTTGGAAGGACTGCTCTGCTAAGAATCAATGCAACACATCCAGCTTTATGAGATGGCTAATACAAAATTAGTGAAACATATGCAAGAGAAGCTAATAAGATGTCGTCGAAGTTGCTTTTTAATCAATGAAAGAAGTTACTTAATAAAAACAGTTACAAGTTAATCAGAGCAATCCACAGAGAAAGTGGGCTACAGAACAATAGTTAGAGTTTAACAAGCCTTAAGACTATCAAACACAGCAACAACTACAGAATTGTTTCATGAGGGAAGTCTCCAATTGCATTGAGGATCTGTTCATTGTGATTCGGATGATAAAAGAGGTAGAACATCTATTGATGTAGATGTAGAAGCAACATCCCAAGGACCAGTCACTTGATTTCCAACATATTCAATCTCTTCATGATTTTGTTCCACATGTGAAGCTTTCACTGCTTTTTGAGTCCCCTCCAACTCCATTGCAACTTCTTTCATCGTAGGCCGTCTCTTTCCATTTAAGTCCAAGCATCTTTTTGCAAGGTTAGCAACTGCCACAATTTGGTCTTTACTTCCCTCCTTCATGAATCGAACATCAACGATATCAAACAGACGATTCTCTTCCATTGACAGAATGAAATATGTAGCTAGACTTCTGCCCTGTTCCGACCTTGTAAAAGAAATTGGCTTTTGACTTGTTAAGAGCTCAACGAGGACTACTCCGAAGCTATAGACGTCACTCTTTTCTGTGAATTGGCTTGACTGGAAGTACTCTGGATCCAAGTACCCAAAAGTACCTTGTACTATTGTGGTTACATGAGTTTGATCAATGGAAATTGATCTTGAAGTTCCAAAGTCAGCTACTTTTGCTCTATACTTATCATCTAAAAGTATGTTTGTGGACTTAATGTCTCGATGATAAATTGGTATGGAAGCTGCAGAGTGCAGATAGAAAAGAGCTCCAGCTACCTCTATGGCGATCCTTACACGCATATCCCATGTAAGTGGAAACTCTTCATTGTCTTCGTGGATATACTCAAATAGGGTTCCATTGGGAACAAATTCATAAACCAGTAGAGGCACCTCTGTCTCCAAACAACACCCCAAGAGCTTCACCACATTCCTGTGGTTGAGTTGTGAAAGAATGACAATCTCATTAATGAAATGCCTAAGTTTCCCTTCATCAACTACCTTGGACTTTTTTACTGCAACAATTCTTCCATCCGTCAACATGCCTTTGTAAACAGTACCTTGGCCTCCTTGGCCAAGTATTCTATTCACATTGAAATGGTCTGTGGCCTTTTCTAGCTCCTTTggatcaaataattttattttctcaacatTGACTTCACCCGAACTTAATTGTTCATGAAGCAACAAGCCACCGTTTTGTTTGAAGAACTTCTGTCGCCGTTTAacattgtttcttttcttcacgACCTTGTATAACCACCATGCACCAGCAAGTAGAAGTAATAGCCCCAAGCTTGCTCCAATACCTGCATAACTCAACAAATTTAGAAAGTACTCAAATGCTTTAGGGAAAAGTACAACTTTTGCCCATTTGAATTCACTGGAAATTGTTCCAGGGCAACTGAAGGATAGAAGCAATACCTATAAGCACCGGTTTAACTGcagatttcttcttctctggaGGACTGTGAAAGTGGCATTCATAACTCCCCTCAGTATTTTTACAGGTAAAAGTAGGTCCAAGGTTTTCTTGTAAACAAGGGCTATTCTTTGGGTCCGCGCATTCATCAATATCTGAAACGAATTAGAAAAGTGGAAAAGGAATGAATATCGAAATTGTAGAACagtgaaaaataatgagcAAAGATCAATAATAAACAAGCAACTAGTGGAGATATTAGCCCTGCATTTTGAGGCCGTTGCCTCAAACTGGTTTACCATGTATGAATATGGATTGATGGGGATCTCtgattcaaaataaaaacaaattcatcaTTTAGATTGTGAGAAGTTTACCTAGACATCCTTCAGGAAGATACGGATTTCCTTCGTATCCCCTTTTGCAAGAACACCGAACCACTGAGGTCTGGTTACTAAAGGAGGTGCTGTTGATAAAATCTCCACTTTCACACAGAGTTGAATTGTTAAAGGAAATTGATTTATTCGTTACAAGCGAGTCATATTTCCATCTGTCTATCCTCCACTCCAGCACCACAGGAAAGTTATCCCTGTTTTGTATGGCTGAGGCTTTTGCTACTCTTACATTGGACTCAAACCACTGTTGGTCTACTAAGAATGCATACTTGCATCCCTCTGAGTTTTCCCTGGCTTCTATGTTCTCTATCGTTGTATTGAATGCCTGAAGATCGGAAGGGATTGTTGTCTGGCAACAGTCAATGCCATTGCAAGTAGTACTACTTCCTCCTGTTGAGCCACTGAAGCAGAATGATAAGCACCCACCAATGGTTGAACCATTCAGCAATGTCATTAGAGCTAAGTTGTTGCATCCCACACCAGTGAATCTATTATCAGcttgggagaaaaaaaaagggcttcCTTCCATGCTCATCACATTTGCACTGCTTCTATCACCACAAGTTGAATTTACTGGAAAGTTGACACGAACAGTTCCTAATTCTGTCGAAACTTCCAGAACTTCAAGTTTAGTGCTATTTAAGAAGGGCTTGGGAGGGTTAAAAGTTTCATTGCAGGAAATGGAAAACCATTCATCAACATAGCAGTTGGCTCCAATTCCAAAAGGGTATGGAATGGTAACATCTCCACATTGTGACTGGCAACCAGACTTAGCTAGAGCTGGTGATTGAGCTAATGCAGTACTTATTTTCCACAATAACAAAACCACCTCAAAAAGTTGGAGCAccattttcatctctctctctctctctctctccccccttgAGGGTCATGGAGCAAATCCAAATTCTCAGTGCATGCTTTATAGGAGGAATCAGGCTAATAAAAATGTCTCTCTTTGCCCATGTGGGAATTCTGTGCTGAAATTTCCTGAATAAGTTGtccaccaaaattttcaaagtcaaaaaagaaacactGGAAGTTTGATTAAGGTTTTGGATTCTAGCAACCATATTtgacaaaagagaaaatgctAACTACCACCCCGGCCAATGATGCAATCACAAGTTTTTGCATACCAATACCATGTTTTCCAACAATGTGCCATCTTTTGACTATATTACTATATTAAGAGCAAATCTGTGTTTGACGGAAGTATTACTAGACTTTTCATTTCCTCTTTTGGCATCTTACTCTTCgtttgcttttctttgaaCTTTCATGGAAAAGGTTTACATTAGCAGATTAATTAGTTCACACAGTTACAGGTTTATTCAAAACTCTTACCGCGGACCGGTCATCTTTGGAGCCCGCTTCCTCTGTaactttgaaaattattttcaaagtgTCCTTTGACAGTTCCGTGTTTAGAATTAGGATAATCAATTATGCACTTTAATTAGACATCAAATAAAGTTAACAGTCAAAGTAAAAGATAAAATATGTTGAAGGGCCAAGCGTCAACCTTCTTTTAATGAACACATATTTATTCAACAAAAAGCTGGTGGAAATTAAACagcaaaaaacagagagagttCGACAAACAAAACAGCAGTTTAGAGTTTAGACAAACCTCAAACATGCAAACACAGCAAACAAATCCCACAAAACAGactagaaaagaaataaagaagcaGGGAAATCTCCAATATAGCTAGACGAATGCTAAGAACTTATGTGACCCCTGCATTGAGAATTCTTGTTCATCCTGATTCGTCTGATAATATTGATAGTACATCTGTTGATGAAGCAGCGCCACTATCCCAACCTGACCCTGTTGAATCTGTTGGTGTAAAAGCATCATCCCAAGCACCAATTACTACATTTGGGACATGTTCAGCCGCTTCGAGATTGAGTTGCACATCAGAAGCTTTCTGAATCCCCTCCAACTCCATTGCCACTTCTTTCATCGTGGGGCGTCTTTTTCCGTTCATATCCAAGCATCTCTTTGCAAGGATAGCCACTGCCAAAGTCTCTTCCGGTGCACCATCCTCCTTAACTTGAGCATCAAAAATATCAAGCACATGATTCTCCTCCatggaatgattgaaatatgaaactaGGCCTCTGGCTTCTTGTGAGCTCGTTAGAGAAACTGCCTTTTGCCCGGTCAAGAGCTCAACAAGAACCACTCCGAAGCTATACACGTCACTCTTATCCGTAAACTTACTTGATTGGAAGTACTCTGGGTCCAAGTAACCAAATGTGCCATGTACTGATGTTGTGAGGTGCGTTTGGTCAACTGAAACTGatcttgaagtcccgaaatctGCTATTCTGGCTCTGTATTTGCCATCCAAGAGTATATTAGTAGACTTGATGTCACGGTGGTAAATCGGGAAAGAAGCTGCCGAATGCAAGTAGGACAGAGCTCCTGCAATTTCTAGAGCAATCCTCAAGCGCATTTCCCAGGTAAGAGGAAATTCCTCATTTTGGTCATGAATATATTGATAAAGTGTTCCATTGGGTATGTATTCATAAACCAAAAGAGGAACTTCAGTCTCTAAACAACAACCCAAAAGTTTAACCACATTTCTGTGGTTAATTTGAGAAAGAATGACAATTTCATTGATGAATTGTCTGACTTTGCCTGCACTAGCTATATTTTTAGACTTCTTTACAGCAACAATGGTTCCATCTACCAACATTCCTTTGTAGACGGTACCTTGGCCTCCATGGCCAAGAATTCTGTCTACATTAAACTGGTCAGTGGCTTTCTCTAGCTCCTCTGACTTGAACAACTTGGCTTTCTGAACATTAACTTCACCGGAAGATAATTGTTGCTCCAGCAAAATACCACCATTTTGTTTAAAGAAGTTCTCCTTGCGTTTAatggcttttcttttcttgatgaCTTTCTGCAACCACCATGCCCCAATGACTACTAATAACAGCACAAGACCAATGCCTATACCTGAACAGctcaaaaaaagcaaaaaaaagccaaaaaaaaagaagaggaagggaTAATCAAAGTAACCAATAGCTTAcagaggaaaaacaaaagtgattTTGAAGTTGGTTAAAGTCGGTTGAGATTGGTTAACTTACCGAGTGAAATATTAATCAAGAGAGGAGATTGGATGGAGTTGTATTTTATGCAACCTGATCCAGTTTTCAGGCCATCACCTTTGTACCCTTTTGGACATAGACAGGAATAATTTCCAGGTAGATTTAAGCACACTGCACTGCAGGGATCTGAGACCTCACACTCATCAATATCTGAAAAGAATGCAGCAGTAGAATGCATCACAATTGGTGGTAAAAACCTCAATCTTCAGCTTTTAATTATAACAAGTAATTAATAAGTAATATATGGacttaataatatataatatatatggggATGTTTGGCGAAGTTATGTTACCATTGTATCCTTCATTCATAATCTATGGGCCTGCTAAATTACTATGCCTTTATGTGTGGggttaataatttatttagtcATCTAATTatgtccatatatatatatagaatggACGAACATTATATTTCAACATAACAATTTCCGACCTAATTAATTCATCGTAAGGATGACAGTTTCACATACAAAGTGATATGAACCTTTTAGTTCTTATCAAACGAGAGTATATATAGTATCCGTCCTTTAGTTAAAAAATCAGTTGTGTCAATAGCATATCAGTAACGTGTCGATAATTATGCTAACGATGTGTTATAACGGGGAATTTGTAGATGGAGTGCATAAAGTTTCTAGGCCAGTTTGGGATTGCtgtcattttaaaaaaaagttgtttgtGTTGTgcattgaaaataattagttgTAAAGTAAAGCAACTTCATGTTTGGtatacaatatttttaaagtgttgTTAGCACAAAAAACAATGTTAAAATCGTTtgataaattttaatataaaactacTATAATTGTGAATACTTactaaaatagacatgatgttgaaagtgttatgcgctaatcatgtggtggtaatggtggtggaggtggtggaggtggaagTGGAGGAGCATGTGGTGGTGGTTTTGGCAGTGGCGGAGTTGCATGTGGAGGTGGAGGTAGtgtcattttaaaaaattaatgacggtattttgggaattaaaaaaattcattaaaggcTCATATCTGCTCTTGTTGAAAGTAGCTTTGAAAAGCACATGCAAAAAAGCTGCTGTCAGAATATcattgcttttaaaataatcaggatattttatttttaccaaacaccttaaattgcttcctttaaaaaataaaaaaaaaacttaaactGCTTAACTTTAAACTGAAGTGGGCTTTTggtggaaacaaaaaaacaaaaaaaaaaacaaaaaaagaaaaaaaaagaaaaagaaaaaagacaatcTCAAACGGGGCCATGATTACCTTGGCATCCATCTGGGTGGTATGGATTCCCTCCATAACCTGACAAGCACATGCATAAGTAACCAGATGAATTGGTCCGGTTGATACATTTGCTATTTGCTTTGCATGAAAAATTGTGGCTCTTCTCAGCTGCAGCACACGGCTGATCTCCGATTTCCCAGTTAATAACCATTGGAAGCTGACGTGTGATAGCCATTTTTAGAAAACTTGCATTGGAGAATTTGAAATAGTTCTCTTCCACAATGAAGGCGTAGCTGCAGCGCAAGTCTCCATACGAATGATTTTTATATCTACTCACTGTCACAGTATGATTTTTCAGTCCACTAGGGATGGAAGCTGTGCAGCACCCAATGCCAGAGCAAGAATCGGTAACGCTGTCAGGCCTACGACATAAGGACAGGCACCCCGATTCGTACCTTTCTTCATCCTGCCGGTAACCTTCAAGTATTGCAAAAGTGTCACAACCAACGGAAACCAACTTGTTTCTGGTGTCCGAGATGGTGAAAGGAGAAACCTGGAGCGTGTACGAGACCGAGGTGGGGGAGATGTGTACCACACCCGTTTTGTCATTATTATAAAAACAATCATGGAACACAAGCTGCAATATTTGCAATTCACCGTCAAGGGATATATTAGTAACAATGTTTCCCATCAGATATGCTGTTGGGATTTCAGTGAAGTTACTAGTCGtagtatttttcttattagtaCAGTTGATAAAAAAGTTTTCTCCCAGGTAACAACCTTCAACTGTCCCAAATGGGTATGGAACTTTCAGATCACCACAATAGTCAGGGCATCCAGGCAGGGCTTGAGCTGCTGCTGCGGTGGCTGTTGCAAGTGTCGCTAAAACAAATATCGTTCCGGGCAACCTGAGTGGCCTTAGAATCAGCATCCCATGTAAGGCCATGGAGTTCTAGCAATTAGTAAGAGGAAGGCATATGAAAAGTAATATACTTGCCTCTCCTTTCTTTGAAAATTTCCTGTCAATCATAGTTGTGCTTGTGTAgattaattttccttttatattttcaaactGCAATTTGTGGGAAGGAGGAATGGACAGAAGCTGGTGTGCCGTGGCTCATGAGCCAAGGGAAAGTGTGACAAATGGCATCCTCTAGAGGGATCTGTCTGCAACTTCCCTAAGTGAATGCAAAAGTCAATGCTTGATCAGCTCCCATGCCAAATAAACAAGATTAATGATGACCACCTAATCCTCGTTTTTTTCTTGATGCAATTGATTGGCTTTTAGCCAAGACAAAGATAAGaagtaaattattattatcgtctcttctttttgttgttttgtttttggctgTAAAGCAAGTGACTGAAAGTAAAGTATGTGTAGTTGATGTCTCCTCTATGGTTCGAACCCGTGCCATGATGGGGGGTTGCACCAAGAATGATAAGCATCCACCAATGGTGGAACCATTCAGCAATCTCATCAGAGCCAAGAAGCTCAACTTCTTAGTAGGttataagagcatctccaggAGACTCTTCAAATTTTATCCAAATTCTAGCTAAAGTAGTTAGAAAGCTAAAATAACTAACCACTTAAAAGGTGGTTCTTCCAACAGTCTCTCTATTTTAGCTAacctaaaatattttattattttaaattcattaaaataatAGTAAAAAAGAACCCAATAGCTCATTGTCTCAACCACACCgaacctttttctttccttctctctctttccctctctctcttccagctctttcttctctctctcttgcgtAGATTTCAGTTGGCGAGCCGcacctttctctctccccctcgCTACTTGTAGCGAGCCAAAATAGCGATCTCCAAAATGGCGAGAGAGGTAGCAACTCTGCTGGAGGGtagtttttccttctttttccctAAAATGACTAGGGATAAGGGAGTAGTGATGCAgctggagatgctctaagaaAATATAGCTATCAACTGTCAAACATTAATTGGTTGTGTTAGTTGTGGTGAATCCACGTCTGTAATGTAGTTAAGCTACAATTAGTGAAGATTATGAGATTCAGTTTAATTTTCTCCCTCAACTCtctaattttctttgtaaCCAAACACTTTCCTTGTGTTCTTCTTTAATTAGTATTGCACAACAGTGAATATATTGATGCAGTCCCAAGTCTTTGCATACCAGGTTTCGAGCAATATGTCATTTTTTAAAGAGTAAATTACTAGGACCCCAATCCAACTTAACCTCTGAATTAAAAAATCAGTCAATTTaacatccaaattaattaaaatgacTAATTTCGTCATTGCCGTTAAGTTTTGTGAATTTCATCTAATTTTTCATTGATTATAAGGTTAAACTTGTAATTtcaagtaaaataaataataaataaatcaaacaaaaagaaaataaataataaaaaaaagaaaattagtataatattataaataaaaattccccATTCAGCacccacctctctctctctctctctctctctctctcaaaaatcAAAGATTCGGCGACCATTCTTCTCCCAGGTAGTTTTAATTCCTCCTAATCTAGGGTTTAACAAATTGCTcataagtttttgttttcaattattCCCCTTTACTTGATTTTCAAGTTAAAAATCTTCCCCTAACCTGATTGATTGCTTTACCATAATGCTTGGTGGGGGTGGTCGCTGGGAGCGTGTATGGTTGAGCTGGGTAAGggttttaacaatttttattttgtaccaTTTTTTAAGGGAAGTTATTTTCccactttcctttttcttcaattacacttcattttgctttttaatactttttaatcaatttggttctttttaaatctttctctttcctattttACCCTTACTCtataaaattttagaaaaaatcTCTTGCCCCATCTCCCTCTTCCAATTAcccaaagaaaatacaaattaataacCATGAACAACAGAGCAATCATTCAATGATGCCGATACAAGTGATCACATAGCCAAGGCGGAATAAGTTGAAAGCCTAATTAAGCAAGCCGAGCGttaatgaaaattcaattaatttaaaatcatCAACCTCAAATGTTGAGAATTTCCATCCTccccttcttttcttctctcccaCCACTGTATTCATGAAGGTTATATAATAACCCAGAAAACACATTATTCAATCTCGTGGAAGCTGGGGAGATTAGAACCCAAAAACCCCGCAACCCAGGGACTCTCAGAAAGCGGGATTGACGCTGGGTTGATATTTTTCGATCTCGTGGATGTATTTGTGGAAGAAGGGGTGGAGAGAAATGATGTCAAGTTCGGAGTGCgacattttcttgttttgtcaTCGGATTTGGGAAATCGACAAAACAACCCACCAGCCGTGAAGGAGAGCCTAGGATTAGGGAAATCAAAGTCGCCTCTGGCCCATGGCGTCGGAAACAGCAGGGCTGGGAATTCCGGGAACTATAGGGGTTGGGACGATGGTTTGAAATCATCGAACGATTTAAGGAGGAACTAGTCGACCGGTGACTTTAGAGGTGTAGGTGGTCATGGTGGTGTGGTGGATGGAGCAGGCATGTCGGCCAAGGTCcacaaatttaaatattgtGGAGAATGGGGCTCTTGGCTCACTATCGAAACAGAGAGAgtggggaagagagagaaaaacatgGAGAATAGGGTAGGGGtagaataaaaaagagaaagaataaaaaagaataaaattgattaaaaagtattaaaagcaaaaggaaatgtaaatgaaaaaaatgagagGGGGAAAATTagcttcattttttaattatttaaatattagctttataataatttattttaaaaaattaaaatagtacGTCATGTGCCAATTGTGTTACTTTTTAAACGGAATAGTGGATGAAATTCGAAAAAATTGGGCTAAATTGGCTCTCAAACAGACCTCCTTAACCTGAGCATCAACAATATCAAACAGACGGTTCTCCTccattgaaaaattgaaatatgcaACTAGGCCTCTGACTTCTGGTGACCTTGCTAAAGAAACCAGCTTTTCTCCAGTCAAGAGCTCAACAAGAACAACTCCAAAGCTATACATATCACTCTTATCTGTAAGTTGACTAGATTAGAAGTACTCCGGGTCCAAGTAACCGAATGTTCCATGTACTACTGTGGTTAGGTGTGTTTGATCAATGGAAACTGATCTTGAAGTCCCAAAATCTGCAACTTTTGCTCTGTACTCTTCATCTAAGAGTATGTTTGTAGACTTGATGTCCCTGTGGTAAATTGGAAAACCTGCTGCTGAGTGTAAGTACGAAAGAGCTCCTGCAACTTCTGCCGCAATCCTCAAGCGCATTTGCCATTTAAGTAGAAACTCCTCATTTTGTTGATGGAGATACTGATAGATAGTCCCTTTAGGAATGAATTCATAAACCAAAAGAGGAACTTCGGTCTCCAAGCAGCAACCCAGGACCTTAACCACATTCCTGTGGTTAATTTGTGAAAGAATGACAATTTCGTTGATGAACTGTGCAACTTCACCTCCATCAACTACTTTAGACTTCTTTACAGCAACAATTCTTCCATCTGTCAACATTCCTTTGCAAACGGTACCTTGGCCTCCCTGGCCAAGAATTCTATCTACATTAAAATGGTCTGTGGCTGTCTCTAACTCCTTTGAATTGAACAACTTAATCTTCTCAACATTTACTTCACCAGAAGACAATTGTTGCTCCAGTAGTAAACCACCATTTTGTTTAAATAACTTCGCCTTCTGTTTAatggcttttcttttctttatgacTTTGTACAACCACCAGGAAGCAATGAGCAGAAACAAGAATCCAAGACCGCTGCCGATACCGGAACAACTCAACAAAATAAGGAAGGATAACTGCAACTTGTCAAGTAGAAACTGTTTCCTATTACATATATAACCAAAactatt includes the following:
- the LOC117621871 gene encoding wall-associated receptor kinase-like 1, which gives rise to MALHGMLILRPLRLPGTIFVLATLATATAAAAQALPGCPDYCGDLKVPYPFGTVEGCYLGENFFINCTNKKNTTTSNFTEIPTAYLMGNIVTNISLDGELQILQLVFHDCFYNNDKTGVVHISPTSVSYTLQVSPFTISDTRNKLVSVGCDTFAILEGYRQDEERYESGCLSLCRRPDSVTDSCSGIGCCTASIPSGLKNHTVTVSRYKNHSYGDLRCSYAFIVEENYFKFSNASFLKMAITRQLPMVINWEIGDQPCAAAEKSHNFSCKANSKCINRTNSSGYLCMCLSGYGGNPYHPDGCQDIDECEVSDPCSAVCLNLPGNYSCLCPKGYKGDGLKTGSGCIKYNSIQSPLLINISLGIGLVLLLVVIGAWWLQKVIKKRKAIKRKENFFKQNGGILLEQQLSSGEVNVQKAKLFKSEELEKATDQFNVDRILGHGGQGTVYKGMLVDGTIVAVKKSKNIASAGKVRQFINEIVILSQINHRNVVKLLGCCLETEVPLLVYEYIPNGTLYQYIHDQNEEFPLTWEMRLRIALEIAGALSYLHSAASFPIYHRDIKSTNILLDGKYRARIADFGTSRSVSVDQTHLTTSVHGTFGYLDPEYFQSSKFTDKSDVYSFGVVLVELLTGQKAVSLTSSQEARGLVSYFNHSMEENHVLDIFDAQVKEDGAPEETLAVAILAKRCLDMNGKRRPTMKEVAMELEGIQKASDVQLNLEAAEHVPNVVIGAWDDAFTPTDSTGSGWDSGAASSTDVLSILSDESG